A single Symbiobacterium thermophilum IAM 14863 DNA region contains:
- the fni gene encoding type 2 isopentenyl-diphosphate Delta-isomerase, whose product MDLRQQRKRDHVRLAAAWQERRPPPAAAGPGAGWEDVHLVNHSLPELALAEIDLTTSVAGVRLAQPVVINAMTGGADDVTAINRDLAAVAADLGLAMAVGSQTAGLRDPAVADSYRVVRRVNPKGIVLANVGSDATPEQARAAVEMVEADLLQIHLNAPQELRMPEGDRDFRGRLEAIARMVEEAPVPVVVKECGFGVSRDVAVLLHQAGVRAVDVSGRGGTNFAWIEDRRAGLSDPDPGLQNWGIPTACALAEVAALGLPELDLIASGGIRHGSDAAKALALGARAAAVAGPVLLRQQREGARGVMAYLQQFLTDLRAAMLLAGAGSVAAMGQVPVVVTGFTGEWCRLRGVDLMALANRSER is encoded by the coding sequence ATGGACCTACGACAGCAGCGCAAAAGGGATCACGTGCGGCTGGCCGCCGCCTGGCAGGAGAGGCGCCCTCCCCCTGCGGCCGCAGGGCCGGGCGCCGGGTGGGAGGATGTGCACCTGGTCAACCACAGCCTGCCGGAACTGGCGCTGGCGGAGATCGACCTCACCACGTCCGTCGCCGGCGTGCGGCTCGCCCAGCCGGTGGTGATCAACGCGATGACCGGGGGAGCCGACGACGTCACGGCCATCAACCGGGACCTGGCGGCGGTGGCCGCCGACCTGGGCCTCGCCATGGCCGTGGGCTCCCAGACGGCCGGCCTGCGGGACCCGGCGGTGGCCGACAGCTACCGGGTGGTGCGGCGGGTCAACCCGAAGGGGATCGTCCTGGCCAACGTGGGCAGCGACGCGACCCCCGAACAGGCCCGCGCGGCGGTGGAGATGGTGGAGGCGGACCTGCTGCAGATCCACCTGAACGCCCCGCAGGAGCTGCGCATGCCCGAGGGCGACCGGGACTTCCGGGGGCGGCTGGAGGCGATCGCCCGGATGGTGGAGGAGGCGCCGGTGCCGGTGGTGGTGAAGGAGTGCGGCTTCGGCGTGTCCCGCGACGTGGCCGTCCTGCTGCACCAGGCGGGGGTTCGCGCCGTCGACGTGTCGGGGCGGGGCGGCACCAACTTCGCCTGGATCGAGGACCGCCGTGCAGGGCTGTCCGACCCCGACCCGGGGCTTCAGAACTGGGGGATCCCCACGGCGTGCGCCCTGGCGGAGGTGGCGGCGCTCGGTCTGCCCGAGCTTGACCTCATCGCCAGCGGCGGCATCCGCCACGGGTCTGACGCCGCCAAGGCCCTGGCGCTGGGCGCGAGGGCCGCCGCGGTGGCCGGGCCGGTCCTGCTGCGGCAACAGCGGGAGGGCGCCAGGGGCGTCATGGCGTACTTGCAACAGTTCCTGACCGACCTGCGGGCAGCGATGCTGCTTGCCGGCGCGGGCAGCGTGGCGGCCATGGGCCAGGTGCCCGTGGTCGTGACCGGCTTCACCGGCGAGTGGTGCCGCCTGCGGGGAGTCGACCTGATGGCCCTGGCTAACCGGTCGGAACGGTAA
- the plsY gene encoding glycerol-3-phosphate 1-O-acyltransferase PlsY — MAELVSVAILGYLLGSIPVGFLMGKLRGIDVRRYGSGATGGTNVLRTLGPWAALFTVLCDIGKGLLAAYLGERLAGEWGFVAAGLLASLGHSYPVWLRFRGGKSVATSGGVMLLHYPLAVLVGIAAGALAVVPTRWVSLGSLTASLAVVLQLFLLDAPLSHRLLVVALAVVIYVRHWENMKRIAAGTENRLGVKARPRA; from the coding sequence GTGGCGGAGCTGGTGAGCGTCGCAATACTGGGGTATTTGCTGGGTTCCATCCCCGTCGGCTTCCTGATGGGCAAGCTGCGGGGCATCGATGTGCGCCGCTACGGCAGCGGCGCCACAGGCGGCACCAACGTGCTGCGCACGCTGGGCCCGTGGGCCGCGCTCTTCACCGTGCTGTGCGATATCGGCAAGGGTCTGCTGGCCGCCTACCTGGGGGAGCGGCTGGCCGGTGAATGGGGGTTCGTGGCCGCCGGGTTGCTTGCGTCGCTGGGGCACTCGTATCCCGTTTGGCTGCGCTTCCGCGGCGGTAAGAGCGTGGCGACCAGCGGCGGCGTCATGCTGCTGCATTACCCGCTGGCCGTCCTGGTCGGCATCGCGGCGGGCGCCCTGGCGGTGGTGCCGACGCGCTGGGTGTCGCTGGGGTCGCTCACCGCAAGCCTTGCGGTGGTCCTGCAGCTTTTCCTCCTCGACGCCCCCCTGTCGCACCGGCTCCTGGTCGTGGCCCTCGCGGTCGTGATCTACGTCCGCCACTGGGAGAACATGAAGCGCATCGCGGCCGGGACGGAGAACCGTCTCGGCGTGAAGGCGCGCCCGCGTGCATAG
- the spoIVA gene encoding stage IV sporulation protein A — protein MERIDIFEDVARRTGGDIYIGVVGPVRTGKSTFIRRLAEQVILPNIEDEYLQARIRDELPQSGNGRTIMTVEPKFVPDEAVEITLREGLTVRVRLVDSVGYAVEGALGYMQEDGSPRMVRTPWFEEEIPFHDAAEIGTRKVIAEHSTIGLLVTTDGTITDLARGKYLEAEERVVSELQALGKPFVIVLNTTRPYAQETMELAGELEVKYNAPVIPVDASELTQDDIHLILEQALFEFPVREANIALPRWVEELDSAHPVRAQFEEAIAEALQGIQKIRDVDAAVERLSSYEFMAAVNLQSIDMGAGVAHVQTEARDDLYYQVLEEITGVPLEGKHTMVRLLREYTQAKREYDKIKDALEDVKATGYGVVTPAIEDITFEEPELVRQGIMYGVKLQATAPSLHFIRADISAEVTPIIGTAKQGEELVQYLLERFEDDPRQLWEFDIFGKSLHELVQEGIKAKLHRMPEDAQVKLQETLSRIINEGSGGLICIII, from the coding sequence GTGGAGAGGATTGACATCTTTGAGGACGTCGCGAGGCGGACCGGAGGGGACATCTACATCGGTGTGGTCGGCCCGGTCCGGACCGGAAAGTCCACCTTCATCCGCCGGCTCGCCGAGCAGGTCATTCTGCCCAACATCGAGGATGAGTATCTGCAGGCCCGCATCCGCGACGAGCTGCCGCAGTCCGGGAACGGCCGGACCATCATGACGGTGGAGCCCAAGTTCGTGCCCGACGAGGCGGTCGAAATCACCCTCCGCGAAGGGCTCACCGTGCGGGTGCGGCTGGTCGATTCGGTGGGCTATGCGGTGGAGGGCGCACTGGGGTACATGCAGGAGGATGGGTCGCCCCGCATGGTGCGCACGCCGTGGTTTGAAGAGGAGATTCCTTTCCACGACGCGGCCGAGATCGGCACCCGCAAGGTCATCGCCGAGCACTCCACCATCGGCCTGCTGGTGACCACCGACGGGACGATCACGGACCTGGCCCGGGGCAAGTACCTGGAGGCCGAGGAGCGCGTCGTGTCCGAGCTGCAGGCCCTGGGCAAGCCCTTTGTCATCGTCCTGAACACCACCCGGCCGTACGCCCAGGAGACGATGGAACTGGCCGGGGAGCTGGAGGTCAAGTACAACGCGCCGGTGATCCCGGTGGACGCCAGCGAGCTGACCCAGGACGACATCCACCTGATCCTGGAGCAGGCGCTGTTCGAATTCCCGGTGCGGGAAGCCAACATCGCCCTGCCCCGGTGGGTGGAGGAGCTGGACAGCGCCCACCCGGTGCGCGCCCAGTTCGAGGAGGCCATCGCCGAGGCCTTGCAGGGCATTCAGAAGATCCGGGACGTGGACGCCGCGGTGGAGCGGTTGAGCTCCTACGAGTTCATGGCGGCGGTCAACCTGCAGTCCATCGACATGGGCGCCGGCGTCGCCCACGTGCAGACCGAGGCCCGGGACGACCTCTACTACCAGGTCCTGGAGGAGATCACCGGCGTGCCCCTGGAAGGGAAGCACACGATGGTCCGTCTCCTCCGGGAGTACACGCAGGCGAAGCGGGAGTACGACAAGATCAAGGACGCCCTGGAGGACGTGAAGGCCACCGGTTACGGCGTCGTCACCCCGGCCATCGAGGACATCACCTTCGAGGAACCGGAGCTGGTTCGCCAGGGCATCATGTACGGCGTGAAGCTGCAGGCCACGGCGCCGAGCCTGCACTTCATCCGGGCGGACATCTCCGCCGAGGTGACGCCCATCATCGGCACGGCCAAGCAGGGGGAGGAGCTGGTCCAGTACCTGCTGGAGCGGTTCGAGGACGACCCGCGGCAGCTGTGGGAGTTCGACATCTTCGGCAAGTCGCTGCACGAGCTGGTGCAGGAGGGGATCAAGGCCAAGCTGCACCGCATGCCCGAGGACGCCCAGGTCAAACTGCAGGAGACGCTCAGCCGGATCATCAACGAGGGCTCGGGCGGGCTGATCTGCATCATCATCTGA
- the ytaF gene encoding sporulation membrane protein YtaF — MDSVSLVLLAAALSLDALMAGLLYGLRGIRVSPGAAAIVSGATALLLGAAMGAGAFLAARLPPAAAEQAGAAILAATGLWITAQTLRSHPGVRRRAGEPTPRRVWRLRLGSFGIVVEILREPSVADLDRSGHINPAEALLLGVALALDSVAAGLGAGMTGLSPLGLPLAAGVTSFALLSAGSRLAGHLPLRLGGRWAALHGVMLALLGLYRMMR; from the coding sequence TTGGATTCCGTCTCACTGGTGCTCCTGGCCGCCGCGCTCAGCCTCGACGCCCTGATGGCGGGCCTGCTCTACGGCCTGCGGGGGATCCGGGTCTCGCCTGGGGCGGCCGCCATCGTCAGCGGGGCGACGGCGCTGCTCCTGGGCGCGGCGATGGGAGCTGGGGCGTTTCTCGCTGCCCGCCTCCCGCCGGCCGCGGCAGAGCAGGCCGGCGCCGCGATTCTCGCCGCGACCGGCCTCTGGATCACGGCGCAGACGCTGAGGTCGCACCCCGGCGTCCGGAGGCGGGCCGGGGAGCCCACCCCGCGCAGGGTGTGGCGGCTGCGCCTGGGCTCCTTCGGGATCGTGGTGGAGATCCTGCGGGAGCCGTCGGTCGCGGACCTGGACCGCTCCGGGCACATCAATCCCGCCGAGGCGCTGCTCCTGGGCGTGGCCCTGGCCCTCGACTCGGTGGCGGCGGGCCTCGGCGCGGGGATGACCGGCCTCTCGCCCCTGGGCCTGCCGCTGGCCGCCGGGGTGACGTCCTTCGCCCTGCTGAGCGCGGGGTCCCGCCTCGCCGGCCACCTGCCGCTCCGGCTCGGCGGCCGGTGGGCCGCGCTGCACGGCGTGATGCTGGCCTTGCTGGGGCTGTACCGCATGATGCGGTGA
- a CDS encoding NAD(P)H-dependent glycerol-3-phosphate dehydrogenase translates to MAILPAGVWGTALAVPASAAGRRVRLWRRTPGWAESWDRGHPVLPGLKLPENVVACDSAQAAVSDADLVILSPAGAGLRPVCRLVRPHLRPDAVIVCATKSIEPETHLLVHQVVEEELPGHRGRIVALSGPNFAHEVAAGLPTGAVAACPDLSLADWVQQALMTDRFRVYTNPDLVGVELAGALKNVIALGAGISDGLGMGDNARAALITRGLVEMARLGRAMGANPLTFAGLAGMGDLVLSCTGDSSRNRRAGLAIGRGQSAEAFLAETGLTVEGITTARAGWQLAQRLGVRMPITEAIYQVLYEGLPPLTAMERLMARPRAHELEEVAGADLKPPFDP, encoded by the coding sequence ATGGCCATCCTGCCCGCCGGGGTCTGGGGCACGGCGCTGGCGGTGCCGGCATCGGCGGCGGGCCGCCGGGTGCGGCTGTGGCGCCGAACGCCGGGTTGGGCCGAGAGCTGGGACCGGGGCCATCCGGTCCTGCCGGGGCTGAAGCTTCCCGAGAATGTGGTCGCGTGCGACAGCGCACAGGCGGCCGTTTCCGACGCGGACCTGGTGATCCTGAGCCCGGCCGGCGCCGGGCTGCGGCCCGTCTGCCGGCTCGTGCGGCCGCACCTGCGCCCGGATGCGGTCATCGTCTGCGCGACCAAGTCGATCGAGCCGGAGACCCATCTTCTCGTCCATCAGGTGGTGGAGGAGGAGCTGCCCGGCCACCGGGGGCGGATCGTCGCTCTGTCCGGGCCCAACTTCGCCCACGAGGTGGCCGCAGGGCTGCCCACCGGGGCCGTGGCGGCCTGTCCGGACCTCTCCCTGGCCGACTGGGTGCAGCAGGCCCTGATGACCGACCGGTTCCGCGTCTACACCAATCCGGATCTGGTCGGCGTGGAGCTGGCCGGTGCGCTGAAGAACGTCATCGCCCTTGGGGCCGGCATCTCGGACGGCCTGGGGATGGGCGACAACGCCCGGGCCGCCCTCATCACCCGCGGGCTGGTGGAGATGGCCCGCCTCGGCCGTGCCATGGGGGCGAATCCGCTCACCTTCGCCGGACTTGCGGGCATGGGCGACCTGGTGCTCTCCTGCACGGGCGACAGCTCCCGCAACCGCAGGGCAGGGCTGGCCATCGGGCGGGGGCAGAGCGCGGAGGCGTTCCTGGCCGAGACCGGCCTAACGGTGGAGGGCATCACCACGGCACGAGCCGGCTGGCAGCTGGCGCAGCGGCTGGGGGTGCGGATGCCCATTACCGAGGCGATCTACCAGGTGCTGTACGAGGGCCTGCCGCCGCTCACGGCCATGGAGCGGCTGATGGCCCGGCCCCGGGCGCACGAGCTGGAGGAGGTCGCCGGGGCGGACCTGAAACCGCCGTTTGATCCGTAA
- the der gene encoding ribosome biogenesis GTPase Der — protein sequence MKPIVAIVGRPNVGKSTLFNRLTQSRHAIVEDQPGVTRDRLYADTEWNGRTLTLVDTGGIQLDKEGDTIEAHVTRQAELAIREADVIIFVVDVTDGVTAPDLEVADLLRRQRKPVIVAVNKVENLKREDEALEFWALGLEPLINVSAEHGLGTGDLLDAVVAALPDLSEPEPEEGGPVRVAVIGRPNVGKSSLVNAILGEERVIVSDVPGTTRDAIDVLVERGEDKFLLIDTAGMRRKARVEEAVERYSVMRALRAVERAQVVLIVIDAQDGVTEQDQRIAGYAHENGKACIVVVNKWDLIEKDDRTMAKMTEEVRMRLAFMDYAMIHFVSAKTRARVHRLLPLIKEAAANHARRISTRELNDLVREAVALNPPPSDKGRRLKIFYATQPHVSPPGFVFFVNDSELVHFSYQRYLENQLRQTYAFEGTPINLYFRTREKAKLGERPVRVRRVLAGGQTREIRRAARKRSTE from the coding sequence ATGAAACCGATCGTAGCCATCGTCGGCCGGCCCAACGTCGGCAAGTCAACCCTGTTCAACCGGCTCACCCAGAGCCGGCATGCCATCGTGGAGGACCAGCCCGGGGTGACCCGTGACCGGCTCTACGCCGACACCGAGTGGAACGGGCGCACCCTGACCCTGGTGGATACGGGCGGTATTCAACTGGACAAGGAAGGCGACACCATCGAGGCGCACGTGACCCGGCAGGCCGAACTGGCGATCCGTGAGGCCGACGTGATCATCTTCGTCGTGGACGTGACCGACGGTGTGACTGCGCCCGACCTGGAGGTGGCCGATCTGCTGCGCCGCCAGCGCAAGCCGGTCATCGTCGCCGTCAACAAGGTGGAGAACCTGAAGCGGGAGGACGAGGCGCTGGAGTTCTGGGCCCTTGGGCTGGAACCCCTGATCAACGTCTCGGCCGAGCACGGCCTGGGCACCGGCGACCTGCTGGATGCTGTCGTCGCAGCCCTTCCCGACCTGTCGGAGCCCGAACCGGAGGAGGGCGGCCCGGTCCGGGTGGCGGTCATCGGCCGGCCCAACGTCGGCAAGTCCTCCCTGGTCAACGCCATCCTGGGCGAGGAGCGGGTGATCGTCTCCGACGTGCCCGGCACCACCCGGGACGCGATCGACGTGCTGGTGGAGCGGGGAGAGGACAAGTTCCTCCTCATCGACACCGCAGGCATGCGCCGCAAGGCCAGGGTGGAGGAGGCGGTGGAGCGGTACTCGGTGATGCGTGCCCTCCGCGCCGTGGAGCGGGCACAGGTGGTCCTCATCGTGATCGACGCGCAGGACGGCGTGACGGAGCAGGACCAGCGCATTGCCGGCTACGCCCACGAGAACGGCAAGGCCTGCATTGTCGTGGTCAACAAGTGGGACCTGATCGAGAAGGACGACCGGACCATGGCGAAGATGACCGAGGAGGTCCGGATGCGGCTCGCCTTCATGGATTATGCGATGATCCATTTCGTGTCGGCGAAGACCCGCGCCCGGGTCCACCGGCTGCTGCCGCTGATCAAGGAAGCGGCCGCCAACCACGCCCGGCGCATCTCCACCCGGGAGCTGAACGACCTGGTGCGGGAGGCGGTCGCGCTGAACCCGCCGCCGTCCGACAAGGGGCGTCGGCTGAAGATCTTCTACGCCACCCAGCCCCACGTCAGCCCGCCCGGGTTCGTCTTCTTCGTCAACGACAGCGAGCTGGTCCACTTCTCCTACCAGCGCTACCTGGAGAATCAGCTGCGGCAGACGTACGCGTTCGAGGGGACGCCGATCAACCTCTACTTCCGCACCCGAGAGAAGGCCAAGCTCGGCGAGCGGCCGGTGCGGGTGCGGCGGGTGCTGGCCGGCGGCCAGACCCGGGAGATCCGGCGCGCGGCCCGGAAGCGGTCCACCGAGTAA
- a CDS encoding prolyl oligopeptidase family serine peptidase, translating to MQESRWFARTVQKQVCANYLLFLPPGYGDDRSRRWPLILFLHGAGERGSDLSLVKRHGLPKLLDERPGDFPFIVVSPQCPDGEVWDVDVLLALLDEVCETHAVDRDRIYVTGLSMGGMGTFALALAAPQRFAAAAPVCGWGNPLQVRPEHARVPFWVFHGELDDKVPAALSAQMVAALQAVGAPVRYTVYPGVGHDAWTPTYANAELYQWFLAHRRSGEPAAGPV from the coding sequence ATGCAAGAATCACGGTGGTTCGCCCGCACAGTTCAGAAGCAAGTGTGTGCCAACTACCTGCTCTTCCTGCCCCCGGGGTACGGTGACGATCGCTCCCGTCGGTGGCCGCTCATCCTCTTCCTGCACGGCGCGGGCGAGCGGGGCAGCGACCTGAGCCTGGTGAAGAGGCATGGCCTGCCCAAGCTGCTGGACGAGCGGCCCGGAGACTTTCCTTTCATCGTCGTTTCGCCCCAGTGCCCCGATGGGGAGGTCTGGGACGTCGACGTCCTCCTGGCCCTGCTGGATGAGGTGTGTGAAACCCATGCGGTGGACCGGGATCGCATATATGTGACCGGTCTCTCCATGGGCGGCATGGGCACCTTCGCCCTGGCGCTGGCCGCGCCTCAGCGTTTCGCCGCGGCCGCGCCGGTCTGCGGCTGGGGCAATCCCCTGCAGGTGCGTCCCGAGCACGCCCGGGTCCCCTTCTGGGTCTTCCACGGCGAGCTGGACGACAAGGTGCCCGCAGCCCTGTCGGCGCAGATGGTGGCGGCCCTGCAGGCGGTGGGCGCACCGGTGCGGTACACGGTGTACCCCGGCGTCGGCCACGACGCCTGGACCCCGACCTACGCCAACGCGGAGCTCTACCAGTGGTTCCTGGCGCACCGCCGCTCCGGCGAGCCGGCCGCGGGGCCGGTCTAG
- a CDS encoding glycosyltransferase: MQLDTAAWVYLVAVGLHLFFFLLFLRLLWWKRYADTRYWKRRPALSLERVTARAREHGIALPRVSLIVPARNEADVIERTVDHLAGLTYPPHLYEVLVVTDEKEAQAAAESRTAAVTGAARALRGCADVPDPDTQAGGLIMALVAGLALDGIGEVSRRLGPNEGLRHLKRIPAPLLRPIIWDAACRLLRKGSRGVDHHVVRSLRSRLPGLGQEPLQRAYAALLSLAIPCAVAFASLRGEDGAALGRRLASLAAQAHHSLTRELILSLCTALAANLTARLEALAADPQLEQRLADAYREVYPTTQDIMERKVAEYSRRKDAPAVRHVVVPADFDGRLGGRRLGVPVPSTKGRALNWALGFIDGRSTWCGFYDAESRPDSRVLLYLAHRVVEARAADVPLPRIFQGPVFQVRNWYDMGAFCKLASLFTAISHEWHLPVVYRSIPFVGGTNVFVETRLLVEIGGFDSTTLTEDLELGTRAWLKARAWPEYLPYPSSEQTPPTFMGFYRQRLRWASGHIQVMRKIRAEGDGSPEQRRLLRSLWFKGQGQWLFYQAATLVPLTVLILWALGLVDPTVLPPAWRYGLHMVSTVYIGFAVYIFLRYMRYVDPASRPMMWLGQLGAVGQILVLPLAGFLFPVPYFSALVLAAVGKGPSHWVKTPRTRE; this comes from the coding sequence ATGCAACTCGACACTGCCGCGTGGGTCTACCTGGTGGCCGTGGGACTCCACCTCTTCTTCTTCCTTCTGTTCCTGCGCCTGCTCTGGTGGAAGCGCTACGCCGACACCCGGTACTGGAAGCGCAGGCCCGCGCTGTCCCTGGAGCGGGTGACCGCGCGCGCCCGCGAGCACGGCATCGCCCTGCCCCGCGTCTCCCTGATCGTGCCGGCCCGCAACGAGGCCGACGTCATCGAGCGCACCGTGGACCACCTGGCCGGCCTCACCTACCCGCCGCACCTGTATGAAGTGCTGGTGGTCACCGACGAGAAGGAGGCGCAGGCCGCCGCGGAGAGCCGGACCGCCGCGGTGACCGGGGCCGCCCGCGCCCTCCGCGGCTGCGCGGACGTGCCCGACCCCGACACCCAGGCCGGCGGGCTGATCATGGCGCTGGTGGCCGGCCTGGCGCTGGACGGCATCGGAGAGGTCTCCCGCCGGCTGGGACCCAACGAGGGGCTGCGGCACCTGAAACGCATCCCTGCTCCGCTGCTGCGGCCCATCATCTGGGACGCCGCGTGCCGGCTGCTCCGCAAGGGCTCTCGCGGCGTGGACCACCACGTGGTGCGGTCGCTGCGCAGCCGGCTCCCCGGTCTCGGGCAGGAGCCGCTCCAGCGCGCCTACGCCGCCCTTCTCTCCCTGGCCATCCCGTGCGCCGTCGCTTTCGCCTCGCTGCGCGGCGAGGACGGCGCCGCGCTGGGCCGCCGGCTGGCATCGCTGGCCGCCCAGGCGCACCACTCCCTGACCCGGGAGCTAATTCTCTCCCTCTGCACCGCGCTGGCAGCCAACCTGACCGCGCGCCTCGAGGCGCTGGCGGCCGACCCGCAGCTGGAGCAGCGGCTGGCCGATGCCTACCGCGAGGTCTACCCGACCACCCAGGACATCATGGAGCGGAAGGTCGCCGAGTACAGCCGGCGCAAGGACGCCCCGGCGGTCAGGCACGTGGTTGTGCCCGCCGACTTCGACGGCCGGCTCGGCGGCCGGCGGCTTGGCGTCCCGGTGCCCTCCACCAAGGGCCGGGCCCTCAACTGGGCCCTGGGGTTCATCGACGGGCGCTCCACCTGGTGCGGCTTCTACGACGCCGAAAGCCGGCCGGACTCCCGGGTGCTCCTCTACCTCGCCCACCGGGTGGTGGAGGCCCGCGCTGCCGACGTCCCGCTGCCCCGCATCTTCCAGGGGCCGGTCTTCCAGGTTCGGAACTGGTACGACATGGGGGCCTTCTGCAAGCTGGCCTCCCTCTTCACCGCCATCAGCCACGAGTGGCACCTGCCGGTGGTCTACCGGAGCATCCCCTTCGTCGGCGGCACCAACGTCTTCGTCGAGACCAGGCTGCTGGTCGAGATCGGCGGGTTCGATTCCACCACCCTGACCGAGGACCTGGAGCTGGGCACCCGGGCCTGGCTGAAGGCGCGCGCCTGGCCGGAGTACCTGCCTTACCCCTCCAGCGAGCAGACGCCGCCGACCTTCATGGGCTTCTACCGGCAGCGGCTCCGCTGGGCCAGCGGCCACATCCAGGTCATGCGCAAGATCCGGGCGGAGGGCGACGGCTCCCCCGAGCAGCGCCGCCTGCTCCGGTCGCTCTGGTTCAAGGGCCAGGGCCAGTGGCTGTTCTACCAGGCGGCCACCCTGGTGCCGCTCACCGTGCTGATCCTGTGGGCGCTGGGGCTGGTGGATCCCACCGTCCTGCCGCCGGCGTGGCGGTACGGCCTCCACATGGTCTCCACGGTCTACATCGGGTTCGCCGTGTACATCTTCCTACGGTACATGCGCTACGTCGACCCGGCCAGCCGGCCGATGATGTGGCTGGGACAGCTGGGGGCCGTGGGGCAGATCCTGGTGCTGCCCCTGGCCGGCTTCCTGTTCCCGGTGCCCTACTTCAGCGCGCTGGTGCTCGCCGCGGTGGGGAAGGGCCCCAGCCACTGGGTGAAGACCCCGCGCACGAGGGAGTGA